The sequence ATCCCCAATTTACTCAATCCTACCTGGCCCTGGCCACAATCTACCACCAGGAAGAGAATGATGAAAAAGAACTCGAGATGTATAAAAACCTGCTGGCCCAGCGGCCTGAACAGATTGAACCCCATTTCCAGCTTGGGGTGTTTTACGAGAAAAGGGGTGAAAATGACAAGGCAAAGGCGCAATACGAAAAAGTTCTTGAGCTGAATCCGGAATACATTCCGGCCCTAAACAACCTGGCCTTTTTCTATGCCGAGCAGAACATTGAGATGAACAAAGCCCTGGATATGGCCCGAAAGGCCAAGGAACTGAGTGGAGAAATCCCGGCCATCATGGATACCCTGGGCTGGATCTACTACAAAAAAGAACTCTATGATTCGGCCATTCAAGAGTTTTCCAACTGCATTGAAAAAGAACCTGAGAATCCGATTTTCAACTTTCACTTGGGCCTGGCCTACAACAAAAAGTGGGATTCCATCAATGCTAAAAAATACCTTAAAAAAGCACTTCAGTTAAAAAAAGATTTTAAAGGAGCAAACGAGGCCCAAAAAATTCTTGAACAAACTTGATGAACTCGCGATCAGCCGCCGCCTGGACTTCTTACGAGCCCCTAAATTCCTTATGGTTATTTGGCCTGCCGAATGCCGCGAGAAAGAAACGGATACGGCAGATCCTAAAATAAAATATATGCGAACAAATTCGGAACAAGGATATCTGATATTCATTGAAACGGCACAGCGATGCCTGGCAATGAAAGGCGATTCACGCCGCTTTCATTGCTGGCGGACTACCCTTGCCAAAGAACCTTCGTATATATTGGAACCCCTGTCAGCAGGAACTGTTGCGGTGCTGGGGCCACACACCCGATATTTTTAAAATATAGGCTTCATGACGTGTACAGCCCAATAATTTTCTGAAATCATTTCCACCAATACCCCTGGCACTATTATTGCGATATATTGACATTTAAAAGCCCGTATACACGGCTTTGACTGCTGCCGGGTGACAGCGGTTGGGGCATGAAGGACGATTCGGGCAATGCCCGCCCCAATATTCACATATTAAGCGGTTTTACCCACGCTTGGGAGTAAGAAGATGACCACCGAAGTAATTGACAGACCCCATATCACCGATGACGATCTTGACCGTTTTAAAAAAATACTGAACACCGCCATGGGAGAATTGCTGGACCAGGCTGACTCCGCCGTGTCTGAACTGATACTTGAATGCACCCGGGATACGGAGATTATTGATTCCACGGCAAACGACATCAACCGCACCATGAACCTTCGCCTGCAAAGCCGCAAAAGCAGGCTGATCAAAAAAATCAAAGACGCGCTTAAAAGAATCGAAGATGGGACTTATGGTTATTGTGATATTTGCGGCGAAGAGATCTCTCTCAAACGGCTTGAGGCACGCCCTGTAACATCCAAGTGCATTGCGTGTAAGGAAGACCAGGAGCGATTAGAAGCCCTCCTATCCTAATTTACATGTGAACGCAATCCCTTGTTTGAACGAAAAGTTGCCGTATGCAACGCATCAACGGGTGACTTTTCGTTCATTTGGAAGTACTCTAAATAACTTTAAATCCGCAACACCTTCCCATTGGGGCAATCTTGAATTTGGCCCTTGAATTTTAATCAGCGGCGGTTCCCTGTCTGCCAATGCATTGATTTTCTGCCAAAGCGTGATATCACCCCAGTACTGCGGCGGCTTATCCTGTGCAGCAACAAACGAAAAAATGTCGCTTGGGGTTTCGATCCCGGAACGTATTGCCTCAAGTGCCAATTTTTCAAG is a genomic window of uncultured Desulfobacter sp. containing:
- a CDS encoding TraR/DksA C4-type zinc finger protein, encoding MTTEVIDRPHITDDDLDRFKKILNTAMGELLDQADSAVSELILECTRDTEIIDSTANDINRTMNLRLQSRKSRLIKKIKDALKRIEDGTYGYCDICGEEISLKRLEARPVTSKCIACKEDQERLEALLS